From Bacillus basilensis, a single genomic window includes:
- a CDS encoding DUF4083 family protein, which translates to MPLENSIYYIGVAIILVIIGALFGGIIRIIRHTSNRKKQDPVEQKLDRVIQLLEKQNKD; encoded by the coding sequence ATGCCTTTAGAAAACTCTATTTATTACATAGGAGTTGCTATTATTTTAGTAATCATCGGTGCACTGTTTGGCGGGATTATACGTATAATTCGGCATACCAGCAATCGCAAAAAGCAAGATCCAGTTGAGCAAAAATTAGATAGAGTTATTCAACTGTTAGAAAAACAAAACAAAGATTAA
- a CDS encoding IS3 family transposase codes for MPAISKMRKFEVIYEILETGYTVTLLCAIAGVTRSGYYKWIKRHAVPSKKQLADTEFKKKILECHTKLRGIYGYRRIQVWLKATYNLHLNHKRIQRLMNELGIKAIIRKKRPYYGKKEAYVTSENHLNRNFQASRPNEKWVTDITYLIFNGQRLYLSAIKDLYNNEIVAYEISRRNDLKLVLDTLKKAKKKRNVKGILLHSDQGSQYTSRQYNQLLKKYQMKASMSRRGNCWDNACMENFFSHFKAECFHLTSFRKANEVKLAVRKYIHFYNHQRFQKKLNNLSPYKYRTQVA; via the coding sequence GTGCCAGCTATATCCAAAATGAGAAAGTTTGAAGTGATATATGAGATATTAGAAACAGGATATACAGTTACTCTATTATGTGCCATTGCTGGTGTAACCCGAAGTGGCTATTACAAATGGATAAAGCGACACGCAGTGCCTTCTAAAAAACAATTAGCGGACACTGAATTCAAGAAAAAAATATTGGAGTGTCATACAAAACTAAGAGGGATTTATGGATATAGAAGAATACAAGTGTGGCTGAAAGCCACATATAACCTTCATTTGAATCATAAGCGTATCCAAAGATTGATGAATGAATTAGGTATCAAAGCTATAATTAGGAAAAAACGACCTTATTACGGAAAAAAAGAGGCGTATGTGACTTCAGAGAACCATCTAAATAGAAACTTTCAAGCTTCAAGACCAAATGAGAAATGGGTAACGGATATTACCTACTTAATTTTCAATGGACAGCGCTTGTACTTATCCGCCATTAAGGATTTATATAATAATGAGATTGTTGCCTATGAAATCAGTCGTAGAAATGACTTAAAGCTTGTTTTAGATACACTTAAAAAGGCAAAGAAAAAACGAAATGTGAAGGGAATCCTCTTGCATAGTGATCAAGGATCCCAGTACACCTCTCGTCAATATAATCAATTACTTAAAAAATATCAGATGAAGGCAAGTATGTCTCGAAGAGGCAACTGTTGGGATAATGCTTGCATGGAAAACTTCTTCAGTCACTTTAAGGCAGAGTGTTTTCATTTAACCTCCTTCCGTAAAGCGAATGAGGTTAAACTTGCCGTACGCAAATATATACATTTTTATAATCATCAAAGATTTCAAAAGAAATTAAATAACCTGAGTCCATATAAATATAGAACTCAGGTTGCTTAG
- a CDS encoding DUF5412 domain-containing protein: MNFTEREIRKTKRKSLIVLFCIVGLFVYGVYWAFFSMDRLPTGEKIAEKQSPDGTYTFKAYITNGGATTSFAVRGELVFNHRKYFKTKNVYWNYREDTAKIVWKDNDTVIINGHTLNVPEETYDFRDD; this comes from the coding sequence ATGAATTTTACAGAGAGAGAAATTAGAAAAACCAAACGAAAATCCTTAATTGTATTATTTTGTATAGTTGGCTTGTTCGTATACGGAGTATATTGGGCGTTTTTCAGTATGGATCGACTACCTACAGGTGAAAAGATTGCCGAAAAACAGTCTCCTGACGGAACATATACATTCAAAGCTTACATAACAAACGGCGGAGCAACAACCAGTTTTGCTGTTAGAGGAGAGTTAGTATTTAATCATCGTAAATATTTCAAAACAAAGAATGTGTATTGGAATTATCGAGAGGATACGGCAAAGATTGTCTGGAAAGACAATGATACAGTAATCATTAACGGACATACACTAAATGTTCCTGAAGAGACATACGATTTCAGGGACGATTAA
- a CDS encoding TetR/AcrR family transcriptional regulator → MNQKRVIEVAATLFLEKGFAYTSMDELVRVSKVSKSNVYYHFSNKEVLLEGVVDYWIEMYQSAIDDVLSQNQFLVEDRIQLFLKQLSQGVQSREYKGSCPFITLYIQSPTQATQIKEKIGLFFTELQKKVSLLLKQGVENGEFRNTINIDEVASLFITNLEGALFISETLKDATVITKTADHFLKLLR, encoded by the coding sequence ATGAATCAAAAACGTGTGATTGAAGTAGCTGCAACATTATTTTTAGAAAAAGGGTTTGCTTATACAAGTATGGATGAATTAGTACGTGTAAGCAAAGTTTCAAAGTCTAATGTGTATTATCACTTTTCTAATAAGGAAGTATTATTAGAAGGGGTCGTTGATTATTGGATTGAAATGTATCAATCTGCAATTGATGACGTACTTTCTCAGAACCAATTTTTAGTTGAAGATCGTATCCAACTGTTTTTAAAGCAATTATCACAAGGAGTTCAGTCGAGAGAGTATAAGGGGAGCTGTCCATTTATTACTCTTTATATTCAAAGTCCTACACAGGCCACGCAAATAAAAGAAAAAATAGGTCTTTTTTTTACAGAATTACAAAAGAAAGTTTCTCTATTACTTAAACAAGGGGTAGAGAATGGAGAATTCAGAAATACGATTAATATTGATGAGGTTGCATCACTTTTTATTACAAATCTTGAAGGAGCGTTATTTATTTCAGAAACATTGAAGGATGCAACTGTAATTACGAAAACAGCAGATCATTTTTTAAAATTGCTTCGATAA
- a CDS encoding alpha/beta fold hydrolase has translation MRTVFLIGGTGFIGKQLVKELAKEDVKILLLVRSKSKAIRIFQERGILKKAFMHFIEGDLTKIDLGLSAEDKERVLKTDVIIHAGGPMDIQATSKEAASVFLNGAKHISELAKSIHQLKGLQQFIHVVGYMSPFDDKNSKIAIDVFKEGNNYLKIKNPYERTKFLADLYIRHQASAVGYSLSVINPPTVVGSSKTGSTEQVAGLGLLVMSMRRGLMPVIPGGKGYRLPLISNDELAKFIVQVFRLEQPTIQTYTLVEDKQHDQNIAELLSIMSESMNMRAPKISVPMPLMKTIMNSGVSKITKIPSDGLNFITKRKFSNVSAKKIMGGDWFKKTSVMKFFPAVVADLDYRMMYQNGQHNHLFKRTLCDNTTLYQLQGEGKPFILLHGLLSDGEDLFPLAQELHEKTGQPVWILDLPGLGRSPFKQEKNLLDIYLNVVKKLLEKATNGAHLIGHSFGAFILLEALVQEYIDKKYSITLLQPPVAKKNAKSLNVPQFMNKWTLKLATTNLIGRYLLSNGLFESMESIPEHYIEKISKSFTSPRILNTTVQLNSLLLKNDQGDFNEVTKYNLHIIWGDYDRGYSAPSHLGKVDFVPYGHHFPLSHPSETATLVIKNSNTSR, from the coding sequence ATGAGAACAGTATTTTTAATTGGTGGAACAGGCTTTATTGGAAAGCAATTAGTGAAAGAATTAGCCAAAGAGGATGTTAAAATTCTTCTTTTAGTAAGGTCGAAAAGTAAAGCAATACGCATTTTTCAAGAAAGAGGTATCTTAAAAAAGGCATTTATGCACTTTATTGAAGGTGATTTGACGAAAATAGATTTAGGTCTAAGTGCTGAAGATAAGGAGAGGGTATTGAAAACGGATGTGATTATTCACGCAGGAGGCCCCATGGATATTCAAGCGACAAGTAAAGAGGCAGCTTCCGTATTTTTAAATGGCGCCAAACATATTAGTGAATTAGCTAAAAGTATTCATCAATTGAAGGGCTTGCAACAATTTATTCATGTTGTAGGTTATATGAGTCCCTTTGATGATAAAAATAGCAAGATTGCAATTGATGTGTTTAAAGAAGGAAACAATTATTTGAAAATAAAAAATCCATATGAGAGAACAAAATTTTTAGCAGATCTTTATATCCGTCACCAGGCATCAGCAGTAGGTTATTCGCTTTCTGTAATTAATCCGCCAACTGTAGTCGGTAGTAGTAAAACAGGGAGTACAGAGCAGGTAGCAGGATTAGGTTTGCTTGTGATGAGTATGCGAAGAGGGCTCATGCCAGTGATTCCTGGAGGTAAGGGATATAGGTTACCACTTATTTCAAACGATGAGCTTGCGAAGTTTATTGTGCAGGTTTTCAGATTGGAGCAACCGACTATTCAAACATATACACTTGTTGAAGACAAACAGCACGATCAGAACATTGCTGAATTATTAAGTATTATGTCGGAAAGTATGAATATGAGGGCACCAAAAATCTCTGTCCCAATGCCACTTATGAAAACAATTATGAATAGTGGAGTAAGTAAAATAACAAAAATTCCTTCTGATGGACTGAATTTTATTACAAAACGAAAATTTTCAAATGTTTCAGCGAAAAAAATTATGGGAGGAGATTGGTTTAAGAAGACGAGTGTAATGAAATTTTTCCCTGCCGTAGTAGCTGATCTGGATTATCGAATGATGTATCAAAATGGCCAGCATAATCATTTATTTAAACGAACACTATGCGATAACACTACCCTTTACCAATTACAAGGAGAGGGTAAACCGTTTATTTTATTACATGGTTTATTGAGTGATGGAGAGGATTTATTTCCTTTAGCACAAGAGCTTCATGAAAAAACTGGTCAACCTGTATGGATCTTGGATCTTCCAGGTTTGGGACGTTCTCCTTTTAAACAAGAGAAAAATCTTCTAGATATCTATTTGAATGTAGTGAAAAAGTTATTGGAGAAAGCTACTAATGGTGCACATCTAATTGGCCATTCATTCGGTGCGTTTATTCTTCTGGAAGCATTGGTACAAGAGTACATAGATAAGAAGTATTCAATCACTTTACTTCAGCCACCTGTTGCTAAAAAAAATGCTAAATCGCTAAATGTTCCTCAATTTATGAATAAATGGACATTAAAATTGGCAACTACTAATTTGATAGGGCGATATTTATTAAGTAATGGTTTGTTTGAAAGTATGGAGAGTATCCCTGAACATTATATTGAAAAAATAAGTAAAAGTTTTACTTCTCCTAGAATTTTAAATACTACGGTTCAGCTTAACAGTTTACTACTGAAAAACGATCAAGGCGATTTCAATGAAGTAACAAAGTATAATCTTCACATTATTTGGGGGGATTATGACAGAGGCTATTCTGCTCCATCGCATCTTGGTAAGGTTGATTTTGTTCCATATGGCCATCATTTTCCTCTTAGCCATCCGAGTGAAACGGCAACATTAGTAATAAAAAATAGTAATACTAGCAGATGA
- a CDS encoding M60 family metallopeptidase has translation MNRKKNGRLQKPIKVLASFAILTPMLFTPIMTNPLSVYAEKASVQIATQYEQREFDLPGTGSFWDEAKREKRGEQKNYMPTGIYVKPNEQVTITLSGTQKIRAIIGTHQYDKEWGKEIDLSPGSNTISSPNGGVLGFDNYQSIGTVKVQVTQGGSPIPFFELGKHTKEDWITMMNKYPDALAVQLKSERAVLTVTRDSANKYIVNQDPVPLLNKYDEMIRAQDRISGLSETDPNPLHRSTRRIWAFVENPNAQSWGMYASWDGAVFTTAGEAIKSTLNVNEFGWGQMHEAGHARQQYPWTWNDFRGMGEVTVNLYSLAAFKKIYPNKPTRLDTEGDYNRAFAYLKQTNKEYKNIDDLFVKLVMLWQLHLAYGDDFYPNLHKLYREIPEDQLPKTDEDKIQDFIYNTSKIAKQNLLPFFDQWGLKANQETRQKVEALNNPTLIAPIWEATDAKPVKPLAVLSKKIMKASANSEESTGSASKAIDGKTDTFWHSSWTPNQYPYNLILELGDTRTISQLAYLPRQDGSENGRILTYNIYTSVDGVKYDKISSGTWENNSNKKNATFDPVTAKYVKVEVTNGQNGFASAAEVDIWGY, from the coding sequence ATGAATAGAAAAAAGAACGGCAGGTTACAAAAGCCAATAAAGGTGCTTGCGTCATTCGCTATTTTGACACCTATGTTATTTACACCTATTATGACAAACCCTCTAAGTGTATATGCTGAAAAAGCTTCTGTACAAATTGCAACGCAATATGAACAAAGAGAGTTTGACTTGCCAGGTACAGGAAGTTTTTGGGATGAAGCAAAAAGAGAAAAAAGAGGTGAGCAAAAAAATTATATGCCAACAGGAATTTATGTAAAACCTAATGAGCAGGTCACTATTACATTATCAGGAACGCAAAAGATTAGAGCCATTATTGGGACACATCAATATGATAAAGAATGGGGAAAAGAAATTGACCTTTCTCCTGGCTCTAATACTATCTCTTCTCCAAACGGTGGCGTATTAGGATTTGATAATTATCAAAGTATAGGAACAGTTAAAGTGCAGGTAACACAAGGCGGTAGTCCTATTCCATTCTTTGAGTTGGGGAAACACACGAAAGAAGATTGGATTACTATGATGAACAAATATCCAGATGCACTTGCGGTACAATTGAAATCAGAACGTGCAGTATTAACTGTTACTCGTGATAGTGCCAATAAATATATTGTAAATCAAGATCCTGTTCCTCTATTAAATAAATATGATGAAATGATTCGGGCACAAGATAGGATATCGGGATTATCTGAAACAGATCCTAATCCTTTACATCGTTCAACTCGTCGTATATGGGCCTTTGTAGAAAACCCTAACGCACAAAGTTGGGGCATGTATGCAAGTTGGGATGGAGCCGTCTTTACGACTGCTGGTGAAGCAATCAAAAGTACGTTAAATGTAAATGAGTTTGGATGGGGACAAATGCATGAGGCGGGACATGCAAGGCAACAATATCCATGGACGTGGAATGATTTTAGAGGTATGGGTGAAGTAACTGTTAATCTATATTCTTTAGCTGCATTCAAGAAAATATACCCCAATAAACCAACACGTTTAGATACAGAGGGAGATTATAATAGAGCTTTTGCTTATTTAAAACAAACGAATAAAGAATATAAAAATATTGACGACCTGTTTGTAAAACTTGTTATGCTTTGGCAGCTTCATTTGGCATATGGGGATGATTTTTATCCAAATCTTCACAAATTATATCGTGAGATACCAGAAGATCAACTTCCAAAAACAGACGAAGATAAAATACAAGATTTTATTTATAATACATCGAAAATAGCAAAACAAAATTTACTTCCATTTTTTGATCAGTGGGGATTGAAGGCGAACCAAGAAACGAGACAAAAAGTAGAAGCTTTAAATAACCCAACATTAATTGCACCTATATGGGAAGCAACGGATGCTAAACCTGTTAAACCACTTGCTGTATTGTCTAAAAAAATAATGAAGGCAAGTGCAAATAGTGAGGAATCAACAGGTTCAGCTAGTAAGGCGATAGATGGAAAAACAGATACATTTTGGCATAGTAGTTGGACACCAAATCAATATCCTTACAATTTGATACTAGAACTTGGCGATACACGTACCATTTCACAATTGGCATATCTTCCAAGGCAAGATGGGTCAGAAAATGGCCGTATTTTAACTTACAATATTTATACGAGTGTAGATGGCGTTAAGTATGACAAAATATCATCCGGAACATGGGAAAATAATAGTAATAAGAAAAATGCAACATTTGATCCTGTTACTGCAAAATATGTAAAAGTAGAAGTAACAAATGGACAGAATGGATTTGCTTCAGCAGCTGAAGTAGATATTTGGGGATATTAA
- a CDS encoding MFS transporter, giving the protein MPSIIYLLALAIFCMTTSEFMVAGMMNELALAFQVSVSSIGYLISAYAGAMVIGGPILTAILLRMRSKQALLFLMFVFLIGQSLGAIAWNYNIMMISRIITGIASASAFGVAISFSAALVHSDSRGKAASIVLAGLMFATVLGLPITTVISQSFGWRISFGAVSVLVLVSGIMIQRLLPSSSNKEQLNWKDELLRFKNIHLWAAYVTSMFIIGGTFAAFSYFTPIFTNVTGFSSTSIPYLLALYGSATVIGNIIIGKFADKFTMKILMGGLIILIIALSLFALSAENKYIAVISTIFIGLTGVALNPAMVARVMKTASNGIMINTVHSSFITLGIVIGSSLGGLGISKGYGFVSPLWIGACLAILGVISLFPYLHKGKAD; this is encoded by the coding sequence ATGCCATCGATTATTTATTTATTAGCTTTAGCAATCTTTTGTATGACTACATCAGAATTTATGGTTGCAGGTATGATGAATGAACTTGCTCTTGCATTCCAGGTTTCTGTATCATCCATTGGGTATTTAATTTCAGCTTATGCAGGAGCAATGGTAATAGGAGGCCCCATTTTAACTGCAATCCTCTTACGAATGCGCAGCAAACAAGCATTATTGTTTTTAATGTTCGTATTTTTAATTGGTCAATCGCTCGGAGCTATTGCTTGGAACTATAATATTATGATGATTTCACGTATTATAACTGGTATTGCTTCAGCTTCAGCTTTTGGAGTTGCGATTTCCTTTTCTGCAGCATTGGTTCACTCTGATTCAAGGGGGAAAGCTGCATCAATTGTACTTGCAGGTTTAATGTTCGCAACTGTATTAGGTTTACCTATAACAACCGTTATTTCCCAATCTTTTGGCTGGCGTATTAGTTTTGGGGCTGTTTCTGTTCTTGTGCTAGTATCAGGGATTATGATTCAACGGTTGTTACCATCATCTTCAAATAAAGAGCAATTAAATTGGAAAGACGAACTTCTGCGATTTAAGAATATTCATCTTTGGGCAGCGTACGTAACAAGTATGTTCATTATTGGTGGTACGTTTGCAGCATTTAGTTATTTCACTCCGATCTTTACAAATGTTACAGGATTTTCAAGCACAAGCATTCCATATTTACTTGCTCTCTATGGTAGCGCGACGGTAATTGGGAATATAATAATTGGCAAGTTCGCTGATAAATTTACAATGAAAATACTTATGGGTGGATTAATTATATTAATCATAGCGTTGTCTTTATTTGCTTTAAGTGCAGAGAATAAATACATTGCAGTTATTTCTACGATTTTTATTGGTTTAACTGGTGTAGCATTGAATCCAGCTATGGTTGCGAGGGTGATGAAAACAGCTAGTAATGGAATAATGATAAATACCGTTCATAGTTCTTTTATTACGCTAGGTATTGTTATTGGTTCGTCACTAGGTGGTCTTGGGATCAGTAAAGGATATGGTTTTGTATCTCCGCTATGGATTGGAGCTTGTTTAGCTATCCTTGGGGTAATTTCATTATTTCCATATTTACATAAAGGAAAGGCAGATTAA
- a CDS encoding transposase, translating to MGKIRVTYDVEFKKKAVDLYLKEGMSYKTIATELGIHHSVVSRWVKHFEAEGIKGLEEKRGKAKGPGLGRPRTKPENSEAKIKRLEAENAMLKKLLGM from the coding sequence GTGGGCAAAATTAGGGTCACTTACGATGTGGAATTTAAGAAAAAAGCTGTAGATTTATATTTAAAAGAAGGTATGAGCTATAAAACTATTGCGACAGAATTAGGTATTCATCATTCAGTTGTAAGTCGATGGGTGAAACACTTCGAAGCTGAAGGTATCAAAGGACTAGAAGAAAAACGTGGGAAAGCAAAAGGTCCCGGTTTAGGTAGACCAAGAACGAAACCCGAAAATTCAGAGGCTAAGATTAAACGATTAGAAGCGGAGAATGCGATGTTAAAAAAGCTCTTAGGAATGTAA